In a single window of the Paramisgurnus dabryanus chromosome 23, PD_genome_1.1, whole genome shotgun sequence genome:
- the cnot2 gene encoding CCR4-NOT transcription complex subunit 2 isoform X2, with protein MFSATRKKFVEGVDSDYPDDPSMYYPQPSMFRPEKDMLTSPSPSSSSQLSQLGASLYGPQNTLGFSIRGMSNNNPQLNRNLTQSTQLPSHSTPTTGVPTMSLHTPPSPNRGILPMNTRNMMSSQVGQGMGMSGRTNSMGSSGLGSPNRSSPSIICMPKQQSARQPFTINSMSGFGMGRSQGFGMNSLSNNIFNGTDGSENVTGIDLSEFPALADRSRREGNGNPTPLHNPLAGRAPYVGMVTKPSNEQSQDFSIHNEDFPALPGPNYKDPTLSTDESKSSLNSSGKGSSSTDGPKFPGDKTSSAQNNNQQKKGIQVLPDGKVTNIPSGMVTDQFGMIGLLTFIRAAETDPGMVHLALGSDLTTLGLNLNSPENLYPKFASPWASAPCRPQDIDFHVPSEYLTNIHIRDKLAAIKLGRYGEDLLFYLYYMNGGDLLQLLAAVELFNRDWRYHKEERVWITRAPGMEPTLKTNTYERGTYYFFDCHNWRKVAKVKEFHLEYDKLEERPHVPTTFNYNPAQQAF; from the exons ATGTTCAGTGCAACTAGAAAGAAGTTTGTTGAGGGGGTCGACAGTGACTACCCAGATGACCCCAGCATGTATTATCCCCAGCCGTCGATGTTTCGACCGGAGAAAGAC ATGCTGACATCTCCTTCACCGTCATCGTCAAGTCAATTGTCACAGCTTGGTGCAAGTTTGTATGGACCGCAAA ataCACTAGGTTTCTCAATAAGGGGCATGAGTAATAACAATCCTCAACTGAACCGGAACTTAACACAAAGCACTCAGCTACCGAGCCATAGCACCCCAACAACAGGCGTCCCAACAATGTCCCTCCACACGCCACCTTCGCCGAACAG GGGCATCCTGCCCATGAACACCAGAAACATGATGAGCTCGCAGGTAGGGCAGGGCATGGGCATGAGTGGCAGGACCAACAGTATGGGCAGCTCGGGCCTGGGCAGCCCTAACCGCAGCTCACCAAGCATTATCTGTATGCCCAAGCAGCAGTCAGCACGCCAGCCGTTTACCATCAACAG TATGTCAGGATTTGGAATGGGGCGGAGCCAGGGGTTTGGAATGAACTCCTTATCCAATAACATCTTCAACGGGACAG ATGGAAGTGAAAATGTGACTGGAATAGACCTCTCAGAATTCCCAGCACTCGCAGACAGAAGTCGAAGAGAGGGAAACGGCAACCCAACACCGTTGCATAATCCACTGGCTGGAAGGGCACCTTATG TCGGAATGGTCACAAAGCCATCGAACGAACAGTCGCAGGACTTCTCCATTCACAACGAAGACTTCCCAGCTCTGCCCGGACCCAACTACAAAGACCCAACGTTGAGCACGGATGAAAGCAAATCA AGCTTGAACTCATCAGGCAAAGGCAGCTCAAGCACTGACGGACCCAAGTTCCCGGGCGATAAGACATCATCAGCACAGAATAACAACCAGCAAAAGAAAGGGATCCAGGTGTTGCCTGATG GCAAGGTAACAAACATTCCCTCAGGAATGGTGACGGATCAGTTCGGAATGATCGGACTCTTGACATTCATCCGGGCAGCTGAGACGGACCCTGGGATGGTTCACCTGGCTTTAGGAAGTGACCTAACAACGCTAGGACTCAACCTAAACTCTCCAGa GAATCTGTATCCCAAGTTTGCATCTCCGTGGGCTTCTGCTCCATGTCGACCACAAGACATTG ACTTCCATGTTCCCTCAGAGTACCTAACCAACATTCACATAAGAGATAAG CTGGCTGCAATAAAACTGGGACGATACGGTGAAGATCTTCTGTTCTACCTCTACTACATGAACGGAGGAGACCTCTTACAACTCCTCGCTGCTGTGGAGCT CTTCAACCGGGACTGGCGGTACCATAAAGAAGAAAGGGTTTGGATCACAAGAGCACCTGGCATGGAGCCCACGCTAAAGACCAACACTTATGAAAGAGGAACATACTACTTCTTTGATTGTCATAACTGGAGGAAGGTTGCAAAGGTAAAG GAGTTTCATCTGGAATACGACAAGCTAGAGGAGCGGCCTCACGTGCCAACCACCTTCAACTACAATCCGGCCCAGCAGGCTTTCTGA
- the cnot2 gene encoding CCR4-NOT transcription complex subunit 2 isoform X1: MFSATRKKFVEGVDSDYPDDPSMYYPQPSMFRPEKDMLTSPSPSSSSQLSQLGASLYGPQNTLGFSIRGMSNNNPQLNRNLTQSTQLPSHSTPTTGVPTMSLHTPPSPNRGILPMNTRNMMSSQVGQGMGMSGRTNSMGSSGLGSPNRSSPSIICMPKQQSARQPFTINSMSGFGMGRSQGFGMNSLSNNIFNGTDGSENVTGIDLSEFPALADRSRREGNGNPTPLHNPLAGRAPYVGMVTKPSNEQSQDFSIHNEDFPALPGPNYKDPTLSTDESKSSLNSSGKGSSSTDGPKFPGDKTSSAQNNNQQKKGIQVLPDGKVTNIPSGMVTDQFGMIGLLTFIRAAETDPGMVHLALGSDLTTLGLNLNSPENLYPKFASPWASAPCRPQDIDFHVPSEYLTNIHIRDKLAAIKLGRYGEDLLFYLYYMNGGDLLQLLAAVELFNRDWRYHKEERVWITRAPGMEPTLKTNTYERGTYYFFDCHNWRKVAKEFHLEYDKLEERPHVPTTFNYNPAQQAF; the protein is encoded by the exons ATGTTCAGTGCAACTAGAAAGAAGTTTGTTGAGGGGGTCGACAGTGACTACCCAGATGACCCCAGCATGTATTATCCCCAGCCGTCGATGTTTCGACCGGAGAAAGAC ATGCTGACATCTCCTTCACCGTCATCGTCAAGTCAATTGTCACAGCTTGGTGCAAGTTTGTATGGACCGCAAA ataCACTAGGTTTCTCAATAAGGGGCATGAGTAATAACAATCCTCAACTGAACCGGAACTTAACACAAAGCACTCAGCTACCGAGCCATAGCACCCCAACAACAGGCGTCCCAACAATGTCCCTCCACACGCCACCTTCGCCGAACAG GGGCATCCTGCCCATGAACACCAGAAACATGATGAGCTCGCAGGTAGGGCAGGGCATGGGCATGAGTGGCAGGACCAACAGTATGGGCAGCTCGGGCCTGGGCAGCCCTAACCGCAGCTCACCAAGCATTATCTGTATGCCCAAGCAGCAGTCAGCACGCCAGCCGTTTACCATCAACAG TATGTCAGGATTTGGAATGGGGCGGAGCCAGGGGTTTGGAATGAACTCCTTATCCAATAACATCTTCAACGGGACAG ATGGAAGTGAAAATGTGACTGGAATAGACCTCTCAGAATTCCCAGCACTCGCAGACAGAAGTCGAAGAGAGGGAAACGGCAACCCAACACCGTTGCATAATCCACTGGCTGGAAGGGCACCTTATG TCGGAATGGTCACAAAGCCATCGAACGAACAGTCGCAGGACTTCTCCATTCACAACGAAGACTTCCCAGCTCTGCCCGGACCCAACTACAAAGACCCAACGTTGAGCACGGATGAAAGCAAATCA AGCTTGAACTCATCAGGCAAAGGCAGCTCAAGCACTGACGGACCCAAGTTCCCGGGCGATAAGACATCATCAGCACAGAATAACAACCAGCAAAAGAAAGGGATCCAGGTGTTGCCTGATG GCAAGGTAACAAACATTCCCTCAGGAATGGTGACGGATCAGTTCGGAATGATCGGACTCTTGACATTCATCCGGGCAGCTGAGACGGACCCTGGGATGGTTCACCTGGCTTTAGGAAGTGACCTAACAACGCTAGGACTCAACCTAAACTCTCCAGa GAATCTGTATCCCAAGTTTGCATCTCCGTGGGCTTCTGCTCCATGTCGACCACAAGACATTG ACTTCCATGTTCCCTCAGAGTACCTAACCAACATTCACATAAGAGATAAG CTGGCTGCAATAAAACTGGGACGATACGGTGAAGATCTTCTGTTCTACCTCTACTACATGAACGGAGGAGACCTCTTACAACTCCTCGCTGCTGTGGAGCT CTTCAACCGGGACTGGCGGTACCATAAAGAAGAAAGGGTTTGGATCACAAGAGCACCTGGCATGGAGCCCACGCTAAAGACCAACACTTATGAAAGAGGAACATACTACTTCTTTGATTGTCATAACTGGAGGAAGGTTGCAAAG GAGTTTCATCTGGAATACGACAAGCTAGAGGAGCGGCCTCACGTGCCAACCACCTTCAACTACAATCCGGCCCAGCAGGCTTTCTGA